In Serratia liquefaciens ATCC 27592, the following are encoded in one genomic region:
- the rpoB gene encoding DNA-directed RNA polymerase subunit beta, whose translation MVYSYTEKKRIRKDFGKRPQVLDIPYLLSIQLDSFQKFIEQDPEGQYGLEAAFRSVFPIQSYSGNSELQYVSYRLGEPVFDVKECQIRGVTFSAPLRVKLRLVIYEREAPEGTVKDIKEQEVYMGEIPLMTENGTFVINGTERVIVSQLHRSPGVFFDSDKGKTHSSGKVLYNARIIPYRGSWLDFEFDPKDNLFVRIDRRRKLPATIILRALNYTTEQILDLFFAKVVFEIRDNKLQMELVPERLRGETASFDIEANGKIYIEKGRRITARHIRQLEKDEIHSIEVPVEYIAGKVVAKDYIDTNTGELICAANMELSLDLLAKLSQSGHKRIETLFTNDLDHGAYISETVRVDPTSDRLSALVEIYRMMRPGEPPTREAAESLFENLFFSEDRYDLSAVGRMKFNRSLLRDEIEGSGILSKDDIIEVMKKLIDIRNGKGEVDDIDHLGNRRIRSVGEMAENQFRVGLVRVERAVKERLSLGDLDTLMPQDMINAKPISAAVKEFFGSSQLSQFMDQNNPLSEITHKRRISALGPGGLTRERAGFEVRDVHPTHYGRVCPIETPEGPNIGLINSLSVYAQTNEYGFLETPYRRVRDGLVTDEINYLSAIEEGNFVIAQANSNLDEDGRFIEDLVTCRSKGESSLFSRDQVDYMDVSTQQVVSVGASLIPFLEHDDANRALMGANMQRQAVPTLRADKPLVGTGMERAVAVDSGVTAVARRGGVIQYVDASRIVIKVNEDEMHAGEAGIDIYNLTKYTRSNQNTCINQMPCVNLGEPIERGDVLADGPSTDLGELALGQNMRVAFMPWNGYNFEDSILVSERVVQEDRFTTIHIQELACVSRDTKLGPEEITADIPNVGEAALSKLDESGIVYIGAEVTGGDILVGKVTPKGETQLTPEEKLLRAIFGEKASDVKDSSLRVPNGVSGTIIDVQVFTRDGVEKDKRALEIEEMQLKQAKKDLTEELQILEAGLFTRIHAVLVAGGVEAEKLSKLPRDRWLELGLTDEEKQNQLEQLAEQYDELKSDFEKKLDAKRRKITQGDDLAPGVLKIVKVYLAVKRQIQPGDKMAGRHGNKGVISKINPIEDMPYDENGTPVDIVLNPLGVPSRMNIGQILETHLGMAAKGIGEKINQMLKQHQEVAKLREFIQKAYDLGDDVCQKVDLNTFTDDEVLRLAENLKKGMPIATPVFDGAKETEIKQLLEMGGIPTSGQITLFDGRTGEQFERQVTVGYMYMLKLNHLVDDKMHARSTGSYSLVTQQPLGGKAQFGGQRFGEMEVWALEAYGAAYTLQEMLTVKSDDVNGRTKMYKNIVDGDHRMEPGMPESFNVLLKEIRSLGINIELEDE comes from the coding sequence ATGGTTTACTCCTATACCGAGAAAAAACGTATTCGTAAGGATTTTGGTAAGCGTCCACAAGTTTTGGACATACCATATCTCCTTTCTATCCAGCTTGATTCGTTCCAGAAGTTTATCGAGCAAGATCCAGAAGGGCAGTACGGCTTAGAAGCCGCATTCCGTTCTGTATTCCCTATCCAGAGCTACAGTGGCAATTCGGAGCTGCAATACGTTAGCTACCGTCTTGGTGAGCCGGTCTTCGACGTCAAAGAGTGCCAGATCCGTGGTGTGACGTTCTCTGCACCGCTGCGCGTAAAACTGCGCCTGGTAATCTACGAGCGTGAAGCTCCGGAAGGTACGGTCAAAGACATCAAGGAACAAGAAGTCTATATGGGCGAGATTCCGCTCATGACCGAAAACGGCACCTTTGTGATCAACGGTACTGAGAGGGTTATCGTATCTCAGCTTCACCGTAGTCCTGGCGTATTCTTCGACAGCGATAAGGGTAAAACCCACTCTTCGGGTAAAGTGCTGTATAACGCACGTATCATCCCTTACCGCGGTTCATGGTTGGATTTCGAGTTTGACCCGAAAGACAATCTGTTTGTACGTATTGACCGTCGCCGTAAATTGCCTGCGACCATCATTCTGCGTGCATTGAACTACACCACTGAGCAGATCCTTGACCTGTTCTTTGCGAAAGTAGTTTTCGAGATCCGTGATAACAAGCTGCAGATGGAGCTGGTTCCAGAGCGTCTGCGTGGTGAGACTGCTTCGTTTGATATCGAAGCCAACGGCAAGATCTACATTGAGAAAGGCCGTCGTATCACCGCTCGTCATATCCGTCAGCTCGAAAAAGACGAAATTCATAGTATTGAAGTACCGGTCGAGTACATCGCGGGCAAAGTGGTCGCGAAGGACTATATCGATACCAATACCGGTGAGCTGATCTGCGCAGCCAACATGGAGCTGTCGCTGGATCTGCTGGCCAAACTGAGCCAGTCAGGCCACAAGCGTATTGAAACGCTGTTCACCAACGATCTGGACCACGGTGCGTACATCTCTGAGACCGTACGTGTCGATCCAACAAGCGATCGTTTGAGCGCGCTGGTAGAAATCTACCGCATGATGCGCCCTGGTGAGCCGCCAACGCGCGAAGCTGCCGAAAGCCTGTTCGAGAACCTGTTCTTCTCTGAAGACCGCTATGATCTGTCTGCGGTTGGTCGTATGAAGTTCAACCGTTCTCTGCTGCGTGACGAGATCGAAGGTTCGGGCATCCTGAGCAAAGACGACATCATTGAAGTGATGAAGAAGCTCATCGATATCCGTAACGGTAAAGGCGAAGTGGACGATATCGACCACTTGGGCAACCGTCGTATCCGTTCCGTCGGCGAAATGGCTGAGAACCAGTTCCGTGTAGGTCTGGTACGTGTTGAGCGTGCGGTGAAAGAACGTCTGTCCCTGGGCGATCTGGATACCCTGATGCCACAGGACATGATCAACGCCAAGCCAATTTCAGCGGCGGTGAAAGAGTTCTTCGGCTCCAGCCAGCTGTCTCAGTTTATGGACCAGAACAACCCGTTGTCCGAGATCACGCACAAGCGTCGTATCTCTGCATTGGGCCCAGGCGGTCTGACCCGTGAACGTGCCGGCTTTGAAGTTCGAGACGTACACCCGACTCACTACGGTCGTGTGTGTCCAATCGAAACGCCGGAAGGTCCAAACATCGGTCTGATCAACTCCTTGTCCGTGTACGCACAGACAAACGAGTATGGCTTCCTGGAAACTCCGTACCGCCGCGTGCGTGACGGCTTGGTTACCGATGAAATCAACTATCTGTCTGCTATTGAAGAAGGCAACTTCGTTATCGCTCAGGCGAACTCCAACCTGGACGAAGACGGCCGCTTCATAGAAGACCTGGTCACCTGTCGTAGCAAAGGCGAATCAAGCCTGTTCAGCCGCGATCAGGTTGACTATATGGACGTATCAACCCAGCAGGTTGTTTCCGTTGGTGCCTCACTGATTCCATTCCTGGAACACGATGACGCCAACCGTGCATTGATGGGTGCGAACATGCAACGTCAGGCGGTTCCAACCTTGCGTGCTGACAAGCCGCTGGTAGGTACCGGTATGGAACGTGCTGTAGCGGTTGACTCCGGTGTTACTGCCGTAGCTCGCCGTGGCGGTGTGATCCAGTACGTGGATGCTTCCCGTATCGTTATCAAAGTTAACGAAGACGAGATGCACGCGGGCGAAGCAGGTATCGATATTTACAACCTGACCAAGTACACCCGTTCTAACCAGAACACCTGCATCAACCAGATGCCGTGTGTGAATCTGGGTGAGCCAATCGAGCGCGGCGACGTGCTGGCAGATGGCCCGTCCACTGACCTGGGTGAACTGGCGCTGGGCCAGAACATGCGCGTGGCGTTCATGCCGTGGAACGGCTACAACTTCGAAGACTCCATCTTGGTGTCCGAGCGTGTAGTTCAGGAAGATCGCTTCACTACCATCCATATCCAGGAACTGGCGTGTGTGTCTCGCGACACCAAGTTGGGGCCTGAAGAGATCACTGCCGACATCCCTAACGTGGGTGAAGCTGCGCTCTCCAAACTGGATGAATCCGGTATCGTATATATCGGTGCTGAAGTAACCGGTGGTGACATTCTGGTCGGTAAGGTAACGCCAAAAGGTGAAACCCAACTGACGCCAGAAGAGAAACTGCTGCGTGCGATCTTCGGTGAGAAGGCATCTGACGTTAAAGATTCCTCTCTGCGTGTACCAAACGGCGTTTCCGGTACGATTATCGACGTGCAGGTCTTCACCCGCGATGGCGTGGAAAAAGACAAGCGTGCGTTGGAAATCGAAGAGATGCAGCTGAAGCAGGCGAAGAAAGACCTGACTGAAGAACTGCAGATCCTGGAAGCTGGCTTGTTCACGCGTATCCATGCGGTGCTGGTTGCCGGCGGTGTCGAAGCTGAGAAGCTGAGCAAACTGCCACGCGATCGCTGGCTGGAACTGGGCCTGACCGACGAAGAGAAGCAAAACCAGCTGGAACAGCTGGCAGAGCAGTACGACGAGCTGAAATCCGACTTCGAGAAGAAGCTGGACGCCAAGCGTCGTAAGATCACCCAGGGCGACGATCTGGCACCAGGCGTGCTGAAAATCGTTAAGGTTTATCTGGCCGTTAAACGTCAGATCCAACCGGGTGACAAAATGGCAGGCCGCCACGGTAACAAAGGTGTTATCTCCAAGATCAACCCGATCGAAGATATGCCTTACGATGAAAACGGCACGCCGGTTGACATCGTACTGAACCCGCTGGGCGTACCATCACGTATGAACATCGGTCAGATCCTGGAAACCCACCTGGGTATGGCTGCGAAAGGCATTGGTGAGAAGATCAACCAAATGCTCAAGCAGCATCAGGAAGTGGCCAAGCTGCGTGAGTTCATTCAGAAGGCCTACGATCTGGGCGACGACGTCTGCCAGAAAGTTGACCTGAACACCTTCACCGACGACGAAGTCCTGCGTCTGGCAGAGAACCTGAAAAAAGGTATGCCAATCGCAACGCCGGTGTTTGATGGTGCGAAAGAGACTGAAATCAAGCAACTGCTGGAAATGGGCGGGATCCCAACCTCGGGTCAGATTACGCTGTTCGATGGCCGTACCGGTGAGCAATTTGAGCGCCAGGTTACCGTTGGCTATATGTACATGCTGAAACTGAACCACTTGGTTGACGATAAGATGCACGCCCGTTCAACCGGTTCTTACAGCTTGGTTACTCAGCAACCGCTGGGTGGTAAGGCGCAGTTCGGTGGTCAACGCTTCGGTGAGATGGAAGTGTGGGCACTGGAAGCATACGGCGCGGCTTATACCCTGCAGGAAATGCTCACCGTTAAGTCGGATGACGTTAACGGCCGTACCAAGATGTACAAAAACATCGTGGATGGCGATCACCGCATGGAACCAGGCATGCCGGAGTCCTTCAACGTACTGTTGAAAGAAATCCGCTCGCTCGGTATCAACATCGAACTGGAAGACGAGTAA